In Chlorocebus sabaeus isolate Y175 chromosome 2, mChlSab1.0.hap1, whole genome shotgun sequence, the genomic stretch TGGGAACCAAAGTTCATGCTAATTGTACCACAGTACACAGCATTTATGACTTTGGCTCTTTTGCTTGTTTACATGTCAGTTTATTTTTCCCTCCCCCATGCAATCAGCAACATGTCAGGGAAACTGTTTAATGTATTTCTGTCCATACATAGAGGAGAGAATCTGTTCAGCAGACTGTAGCAGGTATTTCTAGCTTCCCTGATGCTAAGGCCCCTAAGCCCATCATAACCTCTCCTTTCTAACTGCTGGGCTGGGAAAATAAGGCAGGTGATTGAGCACAAGGTCTCTATTCTCTTGGAAAGGTAGCAGTGAAGAGAGACAGAGTTCTCATGCCACTATGACAAAGTCTCTAATCACACACCTACAGGCGACATGAAGACATTAAGACCTGATGaagactctttctctctctctctctctctctctctttttctttttctttctttctttctctttttctttctttctttcttcctttctttctttctttctttcctttctttttctctttctctctctttctctctctttctttctttctttctttctttctttctttctttctttcttctcctttctttcctttctttctttctctttcttttcttctttctccttccttccttcctcccttccttccttccttcctccctccctcccttcctccctctctttctctctttcattcgttctttctttcattctgtctttctttttctttcttctttctctttcttccatcaGGAAACAGTACTTTTATTGTACATATgagacaaacaaaacaacaacaaatgcttTGCCAGAGTCGTACAGCCAAAGAAGtagaactgaaaggaaaatttATGGTAAGCAATTGCTAATTCTCTACAATTTCTTCTTCACCAAGCTATTGCAGCACAGGGGCCATTCAGCTGTGTATGCGTGTGCTGCATGTGTGTGAGAAGTGGAGATGGGTACCTGTGGGCCCACAGCAcacccatatatatatttcttggcTGATCTATACTAATCCTTAACAATGACATACTTGGTAGATTTTATGACTTAATACACATATAACTGGATGCCTGGCTGTGGTGATGGACAATCATAGCTACACCTACTCTTTTGGCTCTTTTGATGAAGCTGACCCTCTGACTTTCAATCTGTTGGCTAGCTTAGGGAATGATTCACTTCTCCTGGAAGACGTCGTGGCTCTTAATAAATTTATGGCTCCTTGGTTGTTGGTATGTGGGGCCCAGGCTAACCCAACTCTGGGCCTATATGATCCATGATTTTGAGGGTGGGCAACAGTGCCAATATCTGCTCCAAGTAGGCCTGTGTCGTTCTGAAGCATTCATGTCCATCTGACCTATTCTGGACCTACCAAATTTACTGCAGCAATGGGCCTCATTAGACACCATCTTTAAGATCTTACtgacctcctttctttctttttccttcctttcttctttccttcctttcttccttttcttccttccttccttccctctttcctttcttttccttccttctttctttcctctttctttctttctttctttctttctttctttctttctttctttctttctttctttctttctttcttttctctctctcctttctttcttttcttttctctctctccttttctttctttctttctttctttctttctttctttctttctttctttctttctttcttttctctctctcctttctttcttttcttttctctctctccttttctttctttctttctttctttctttctttctttctttctttcatctacaATATTGAGTCAGTAAGTGCTATGAAGATTGCTGTGTCAAACTTTTCCATGTTGCAGATGTGGGACTTAAGCTTGCAGGAAAGAACAGATTTAGGTAAAGATATACAGGTTATTGTGGCAGACTTGGAACTAGAATCCAAATCTCTTATTCTTAGTCTTGTGATTTTCTCACTCCCCTATGTTGGCCTCTTCTCCTGGAGGTTTagctttctctggaagcttttttaaaatagagggGGAAAAGACAGTATAGGCAGCAGAATTTCCATTATGAAGACACCACCTGCCTCAATATTTCTTTGACTGGTGCTCTGGTCTTTCCATCCACAGGTGGCATTTTAACCCACTTGCTGTTACTGAAGTTGTGCAGATTTAACATATCACCTTTGGTGTAATTGCATCTCAATGGATGCTGTAGGGGTAAGACATTCTTAAGCTAAATGAAGGGATGTGCTACTGTGGAATTGACCACCAGCAGATCAGAGACTTTCCCAGGGCCTGTTGCAATACATGTCGTCTTGTCTTTCTTGGATATTTTTAGTTCCTGGGGTCTGATTAGTACCAGGGTCATGAGAACCTTTAGTGTTGGCCTCAGGTGGTAGACATGTGACTGGCAGACTCACAGCACCCTATTTTTAGTGTTGGTTTCTATCAGTACATCTAGAAATGTGGCTTTGATTACTATTCTCCCTAGTgcttcaaaaatatccctttattttctttcaaaaccaTTTATATTAGAAATGCCCTCAACCCCTTGAGCAACTAGGAATCCAGAGAAAACAGGAGTCAAAAGCAGATGAAGCAGAAAATGATCTCTTTATTGGAAGTTTGAAGGGGCTTCAGGTTGAGAAAGCCTAATTCAAGGAAGCACGGGCAGGTGGTATCATCTATGGACCAAGAATCTGAAACTACATGGGAGTGTGCATCTCAGAAACATCACAGAATTCACTGAGGTCAAGTGATAcctagagagaaagaagagaatcaaTGATGTGAGTACAGTAAAAAGTGAAGGGTGGGGATGGTAGCTGGGCCCCCTGTCCCCTTCAGCTACAATTGTACCAGCCCTCTATTACTAGGATACCAGGCCACTAGTTGCCAGCCAGGGCCACTGTTTCTGCTGCTTGCCCTCTCTTCAAGTACAGTGTTACTTATTGCAAAGAGGCAGGGAAGCACCATTACCCCTCTCAGGGCTTCAATTTTCTTCTCCTGATGTTGCAAACATCTAATTGGCTCATGAGATCCCTCACCATCTCTTGTGTCTCCCTTTCCATCTCCTCTTTCACAACATGAACAGGGATCTTTCTACTTATCTCTTTCCTGTATTCTGAGAGGGAGGACTGTTAGTCTTTGGGCTCGTGGTCTCTGAAGGAGCATAGATGAACCCTAACAGGGATGCAAGAACATTCATTGGTGcgcagaaagaaaatattaactgCTGTAATCCTTTATACAATATAGGAAATAAATTGAGGTTTACTAACCTAAAGTATAAGAACTGACAAGAGTATACCATACACTTATAAATACGCATATGTAGTCAGTACAGGTTCAAAAAAACCTTTAGCAGGTAggcatatacaaaaaaaaattattgaagaataTTCAATTAAGGATAGGAATTCTAGGACCTCATGATAGGCCAAACATCCTTCTGTGCCACTACCAGACCCTCTCCTCACCAGGGAATTGTGAGGCTCATCTTCCTAACACTTGTTATACAGCACTTCTATTGGTGTGAACAATGGTTATCAATCCTACAAAAGTCCTGGAGAGTCCCCAACAATTCTAAACATTGGGAGAGGTATCTCCCctatttgctaaaaaaaaaaattaccttgatATTGATCCATCCTTTCACATGGTTACTGAATGGTAGGTTTATGTAGATAATGGGTTTCTGTCGTAGTTATGACGTTGTACCAAATGATGATCACTGTCATCTGCATGCTCTACAATTACAATATTCAGTGCCCCACGAGATCCATGTTGGTGCCTGACTTTTTGTTCATGACTGAATAGGTCTTGTTCTCTATTTGTAGATTGGCCAGACTCTCCGTTTGCATTTTCACCATGCCATGACTGTTGCTTAGGATTTGGTGCCTGGATTTGAGATTTGCCTGCTATTAGGTTTTCAGTTTGGCTATAAATACTGCTTTGGGATACATCTTTCTGAACACCATTTTCTCCATAGTGGAGTCGTCTTTCTTCTGTACTTGAAGATTGGTATgatattttatttgccttttggcTATGCTCTTGCTCTTGACTGGGAATTGTTACCTGTTTTTGAGATTTGCCGTGTGCCTTCTCTTCAGTTTGCCTATAAATACTGCTTTGGGATACATCTTTCTGAACACCGTTTTCTCCATAGTGGAGTCGTCTTTCTTCTGTACTTGAAGATTGGTATgatattttatttgccttttggcTATGCTCTTGCTCTTGACTGGGAATTGTTACCTGTTTTTGAGATTTGCCATGTGCCTTCTCTTCAGTTTGGCTATAGCTACTGCTTTGGGACACATCTTTCTGGACACCATTTTCTCCATAGTGGAGTCGTCTTTCTTCTGTACTTGAAGATTGGTATgatattttatttgccttttggcTATGCTCTTGCTCTTGAGTGGGAATTGTTACCTGTTTTTGAGATTTGCCATGTGCCTTCTCTTCAGTTTGACTATAGCTACTGCTTTGGGATACATCTTTCTGAACACCATTGTCTCCATAGTGGAGTCGTCTTACTTCTGTACTTGAAGATTGGTATgatattttatttgccttttggcTATGCTCTTGCTCTTGACTGGGAATTGTTATCTGTTTTTGAGATTTGCCATGTGCCTTCTCTTCAGTTTGGCTATAGCTACTGCTTTGGGATACATCTTTCTGGACACCATTTTCTCCATAGTGGAGTCGTCTTTCTTCTGTACTTGAAGATTGGTATgatattttatttgccttttggcTATGCTCTTGCTCTTGACTGGGAATAGTTATCTGTTTTTGAGACTTGCCACGTGGTTTCTCTTCAGTTTGCCTACAAATACTGCTTTGGGATACATCTTTCTGAACACCATTTTCTCCATAGTGGAATCGTCTTTCTTCTGTACTTGAAGATTGGTATgatattttatttgccttttggcTATGCTCTTGTTCTTGACTGGGAATAGTTATCTGTTTTTGAGATTTGCCATGTACCTTCTCTTCAGTTTGGCTATAGCTACTGCTTTGGGATACATCTTTCTGGACACCATTTTCTCCATAGTGGAGTCGTCTTACTTCTGTACTTGAAGATtggtatgatattttattttccttatggcTATGCTCTTGCTCTTGACTGGGAATTGTTACCTGTTTTTGAGATTTGCCGTGTACCTTCTCTTCAGTTTGACTATAGCTACTGCTTTGGGATACATCTTTCTGGACACCATTGTCTCCATAGTGGAGTCGTCTTACTTCTGTACTTGAAGATTGGTATgatattttatttgccttttggcTATGCTCTTGCTCTTGACTGGGAATTGTTATCTGTTTTTGAGATTTGC encodes the following:
- the LOC103214213 gene encoding semenogelin-2 isoform X1, with the protein product MTHSLKEDINDKVHSALRPGFPSKMKPNIIFVLSLLLILEKQAAVMGQKGGSKGQLPSGSSQFPHRQKGQHYSGQRDKQHTESKGSFSVQHTYHVDANDHDRTRKSQQYYLNAQHKTTKSEQHLRGSQELLNYKQEGRDRVKPKGHFHLIVIHHKGGQVHHGTQNPSQDQGKSPSGKGISSQYSNTEERIRVHGLSKEQASASGAQKGRTQVGSQTNYVLQTEELVANKQQRETQNSHRNKGHYQNVVDVREEHSSKLQTSLHPAHQHRLQHGSKDIFTTQDELLVYNKNQHQTKNLNQDQEHGRKAHKISYQSSSTEERRLHYGENGVQKDVSQSSIYSQTEEKTQGKSQKQITIPSQEQEHSQKANKISYQSSSTEERRLHYGENGVQKDVSQSSSYSQTEEKAHGKSQKQVTIPSQEQEHSQKANKISYQSSSTEERRLHYGENGVQKDVSQSSSYSQTEEKAHGKSQKQITIPSQEQEHSQKANKISYQSSSTEVRRLHYGDNGVQKDVSQSSSYSQTEEKVHGKSQKQVTIPSQEQEHSHKENKISYQSSSTEVRRLHYGENGVQKDVSQSSSYSQTEEKVHGKSQKQITIPSQEQEHSQKANKISYQSSSTEERRFHYGENGVQKDVSQSSICRQTEEKPRGKSQKQITIPSQEQEHSQKANKISYQSSSTEERRLHYGENGVQKDVSQSNVSQSSSYSQTEEKAHGKSQKQVTIPTQEQEHSQKANKISYQSSSTEERRLHYGENGVQKDVSQSSSYSQTEEKAHGKSQKQVTIPSQEQEHSQKANKISYQSSSTEERRLHYGENGVQKDVSQSSIYRQTEEKAHGKSQKQVTIPSQEQEHSQKANKISYQSSSTEERRLHYGENGVQKDVSQSSIYSQTENLIAGKSQIQAPNPKQQSWHGENANGESGQSTNREQDLFSHEQKVRHQHGSRGALNIVIVEHADDSDHHLVQRHNYDRNPLST